DNA from Spirochaetota bacterium:
GAGGTTTGGATATGGGAGATACAGAGAAGGCAACAAAGGATAAAAAGTCAGAAGTTCAGCAGGCAATATCTCAACAGAAGAAGGATAAGAAACAGGCAAAAGCACTCACAGGTAGAAGAAAGGCTGCTATCTTCCTTATAACAGTAGGACCTGAAGTATCCGCAGAAATATTCAAACACCTCAAGGAAGATGAGATAGAGGAGCTTACATTTGAGATAGCAAGGACAGACAAAGTAGAACCTGACGAAAGGGAGAAGGTCCTAGCAGAGTTCCAAGAACTTATGATGGCACAGGAGTTTATAGCACTCGGCGGTGTGGATTATGCAAGAGAAGTCCTTGAAAGAGCACTTGGAACGCAGAGAGCAATAGACATAATAAATAGACTCACATCATCACTACAGGTCAAACCATTTGACTTCGTAAGAAGAGCAGACCCACAGCACCTCGTGAACTTCATACAAGGCGAACACCCTCAAGTTATAGCCTTGATATTATCCTACCTTGACCCTAAAAAAGCAGCAACCATACTATCATCGCTACCAGAAGAGATACAACCTGACATCGCTAAAAGAATCGCGCTTATGGATAGAACTACACCAGATGTCTTGAGAGAGGTTGAGAGAATACTTGAAAGAAAATTATCAACACTAGCAAGTGAAGATTACACGCAGGCAGGTGGTATAGATGCTATTGTCCAGATACTCAATAACTCCGACAGAACTACTGAAAAGAATATCATAGAAGCACTTGAGGAAGATAATCCTGACCTTGCAGAAGAGATAAAGAAAAGAATGTTTGTCTTTGAGGATATAGTTCTCCTTGATGATAGATCCATACAGAAGGTATTGAGACACGTTGATCAACAGGACCTCGCTAAAGCACTTAAGCATACTGACCCAGAAGTCCAAGAGAAAATCTTCAGAAATATGAGTAAAAGAGCATCGCAGATGTTGAAAGAGGATATGGAGTATATGGGACCTGTGAGGTTGAAAGATGTTGAAGAAGCACAACAGAAAATAGTTAATATGATAAGAAAGTTAGAGGAGCAAGGAGAGATAATAATCTCAAGGTCTCCAGAAGACGAAATAATCGTCTAGTCTGTATATATCATCGTTAAGGTTATATCATCAATAATTCTTTTATTGAGAGAGTTTTCAAATATGTTGTTTGTTATAGTGTTCCAGATTGTTTCTGGCGATTTGTGTTGTTCTACTATTGACTTTATATACTGAATTTGGTCAAAGTCCTTAGTGTCCGTTGGAGTTATAATGTCAGTAAGACCATCGGAGAATATCAGGAATATCATCCCCTTTTCTAGTTTCATTCGCAAGACTTCTGCATCTAAATTGTCAAATATTCCTATCAAACCCCCGCGAATAACTAACTCGGATACAGCCTTACCATCATAGAACACAATCGGTGGATTACCACATCTTATTATCTCGGCTTCCGAAGTTTCAGTGTTTATTGTCATCCCAGAAAGTGTAAGAAAGAAGTTTTCAACACTAAACAACGGCTCGTTAGTCAGTATTTCGTTTATTAACTCTGCTGATTTGTGGATAGTAAGGTTATTCTTTATAACTTGGTTTATTAATGTGTAGCAAGTGAATGATATTGCCGCTGCGTTCAATCCCTTACCGCATATGTCTGACATCCAGTATGTGAAGTAGTTGTCTGTTTTTACCATTCCATATATGTCTCCTGCTAAATCTACCATTGGCTCCCAGTAGTTGATTATGTTAACTTTCATATCGGGTAAGTTAAGTGTCATAATTTTGTCAGTCTTTAGCAGGTTAATTTGTGAGTTTCTTAAGAGTTCAAACTCAAAATTTAGGACTCTTACCAGTTTCATAGAGTTTATCAGTGAAGAACTTTGAATATCTATCATAAACGATTCTGATATCATCTTTATCTGGTCTATATCTGATTCCTTCAGAACCTTCATAGAATTGAGTCCAACCATACATTTGTTGTTGTCCATCTTGAAACCTATAACATAATTTATGTTGAAGGTTTTAAAAATCTTCTCAAAATTTGAGTATCTCTTATCAAAGAAAACATCGTTTATACTTACTACTTCCTTATCTCCTAGACTGTCCCATATCTCGCTGTGAGGTTTGTATGTTTCAAAGCCTTCCTCTGAGTAGATAATAGGATATTGAAATATTATTTTCACATCGTTTATGAAGTTAAACCTCTTCATTAATTTGATTAAAAGGTAATCTTTAAGGTTGTGGGTTTTTGGACTAAACTCTATGCTAGATACATCAAGTCTAGTTTCAAGTTTGTTCTGGACACTATACCATATCACAAGTGAAAGGAAGAGGATAGATGGTATCCCATAAATACCGAATATGAAAAGTTGTTCTTGCGATACGTTTGATACTGAATTTGAGATGATAAAAAAAACACCTAGTATTAAAACCGTCATAACTATTGAGAAAAATATTCTTTCCTTTGAGAGTTTGACATTATGGTCATTGACAACTGTGGCTATGACAGGTGATACTACTACGAAGAATGTAAAGAATATTGATATTGGCAAGGTGTATATACTTATGCCTTGAATAAGGAAAATTATTGCTAGTATTAGGATAGGAACGACCAGTGTCAATGCTACTATTTTTATCCTCTCTTTTTCTATTATGTTATTAGTGACTCTCCTCAAAAGCATCAGGTAGATAACACCTAGTATAACATTCATTGCTATCAACAAATAGTTTAGTTTCACAAATGATATCAGAATGCTAGCATTATCAAAAGAGATAATGTAGCCTGTCAGTAGAATGAACGATAGCATTATATTACCTACTATCACATACATCCACCACTTAAGCCTAGTGTAAGTCAAGTTGTAGAAGAATACGCTCAAAACTATGCCAATCGTACCAAAGGTTAGATAGAGTAAGACTAGAAAGTTTTTTTTATTTACCAGATCAAGTCCAGTTATCACTAATAGTCCCATAACATTGAAGAGTAGTATTGATGATAAAAG
Protein-coding regions in this window:
- the fliG gene encoding flagellar motor switch protein FliG, which codes for MGDTEKATKDKKSEVQQAISQQKKDKKQAKALTGRRKAAIFLITVGPEVSAEIFKHLKEDEIEELTFEIARTDKVEPDEREKVLAEFQELMMAQEFIALGGVDYAREVLERALGTQRAIDIINRLTSSLQVKPFDFVRRADPQHLVNFIQGEHPQVIALILSYLDPKKAATILSSLPEEIQPDIAKRIALMDRTTPDVLREVERILERKLSTLASEDYTQAGGIDAIVQILNNSDRTTEKNIIEALEEDNPDLAEEIKKRMFVFEDIVLLDDRSIQKVLRHVDQQDLAKALKHTDPEVQEKIFRNMSKRASQMLKEDMEYMGPVRLKDVEEAQQKIVNMIRKLEEQGEIIISRSPEDEIIV
- a CDS encoding serine/threonine-protein phosphatase, coding for MKFKYILFGFVTVLYILFLALSTYQIITSLDLFGKKLPPFLVTRQLGVDAIGLFLRTESFTKVFPQSYVKEVNGIPVKNDKEFYDLINSLDTNSVKVKFSNPFFFSEYEYVSEVSLQELSYLDFLVSFLTPVLFAIVLFSIAYYLSITYIRNLEILTKNRIRMLLSSILLFNVMGLLVITGLDLVNKKNFLVLLYLTFGTIGIVLSVFFYNLTYTRLKWWMYVIVGNIMLSFILLTGYIISFDNASILISFVKLNYLLIAMNVILGVIYLMLLRRVTNNIIEKERIKIVALTLVVPILILAIIFLIQGISIYTLPISIFFTFFVVVSPVIATVVNDHNVKLSKERIFFSIVMTVLILGVFFIISNSVSNVSQEQLFIFGIYGIPSILFLSLVIWYSVQNKLETRLDVSSIEFSPKTHNLKDYLLIKLMKRFNFINDVKIIFQYPIIYSEEGFETYKPHSEIWDSLGDKEVVSINDVFFDKRYSNFEKIFKTFNINYVIGFKMDNNKCMVGLNSMKVLKESDIDQIKMISESFMIDIQSSSLINSMKLVRVLNFEFELLRNSQINLLKTDKIMTLNLPDMKVNIINYWEPMVDLAGDIYGMVKTDNYFTYWMSDICGKGLNAAAISFTCYTLINQVIKNNLTIHKSAELINEILTNEPLFSVENFFLTLSGMTINTETSEAEIIRCGNPPIVFYDGKAVSELVIRGGLIGIFDNLDAEVLRMKLEKGMIFLIFSDGLTDIITPTDTKDFDQIQYIKSIVEQHKSPETIWNTITNNIFENSLNKRIIDDITLTMIYTD